CTACGGGCAATTTCTCTTTGAGAGTATCCCTGTTCCGTCAGTCTTAGGATTTCAATGACTTTCACGGGCTCTACGCACCTCATCTTTCTTCCCCCTGTACACGTAGTTACCTACATTGTACAGGATTAATTCTGGAGGTGCCGGTCTATTGCCCGGATAGGGCAGGAACAGTGGCCGAATGTCGCAGGAATCGCGGCCGGATGCGGCAGGAATTCTGCCCGGATGTTACAGGATTCATGCCCGGATATGGCGAGAGGACTGGCCGGATGGCGCAGGAATACTCAAGAGCAACAAAAGAAGGTTAGGGGCAAACCTAACCTTCCTTTTTTTGGTCCGGGTTAACGGAAATTAATCAGCCGTTCCCGGTACTCGGTTTTCAAGTCATGTTGGAGATAGTTGATAAACCGCTGCAGGAACGCCGCGGCTTCGGCCCGGGACATGGTTTGATTGGGCAAGACGTTGCCGTAACCGTCGCCGCCCACGATGCCCATTTCCGCCGCCACGTAGATGGCGTCCCGGGCCCAGTAGGGTATTTGCCGGTCATCGTTAAAAGGTGTGACGGGATTCTGCAAGGGCGCCAGCCGTTCAAAACCCAGGGCCTTGATTAAGGCGGTAATGGCTTCCGCTCTGGTTAATGAACCGTTGGGGTTGAAGCGCCCCGGGGTCACTCCGGCCATGATTCCCACTTCACTGATGGTTTTGATGGCTTCGTAGGCCGGGTGGTCGGTGGACACGTCGCTGAAAGGTGATACTTCCGTCACCTGTTGCTGCTGCCGGAAACGCTCGAAGGGGTTAACAACGGCCTGCGTTTGCTGCTGGGCAGCGTCCTGCTTTTGAAGGTCCAGGAGTTTCACCAGGGCATAAGCGAATTCCCCGCGGGTCATATCCAGCCGGGGACCGAAGTAATCCCCTTTGGTGGTAAAAGCCTCCAGGCTGGCCAGCTGCAAAATCGGCCCCTCGGCCCAGTGGTTGGCCAGGTCCCGGAAGGGTGGCACCGGCAGCCACCGCTGGGTGGGCATGGTAGCCAAGCGGGCGGCACCGATGCGGTACTTCCGGCCCCAGCTGTTCCGCACCAGGCCGTTGCGGTCAAATTCCGGCAGGTTGGCTTCGTAGCGTAGAATTCCCTCTTCTTGAATAGTCTCGATGTAGCCCCCGGCAAAACTGATGGGCGTAGGTTCATTGGCATGATAAGTTAAGTCCCTCGTCTTGTTGAAAGAGATATCGATCCTAAAAGTGCCCGCCCAGTTTTGCCGGTAAACCTCATCTCCCACCTGCACTTCCCCATCAAA
Above is a genomic segment from Clostridia bacterium containing:
- a CDS encoding S-layer homology domain-containing protein, with amino-acid sequence MRKYLLIFACAFFLLGCAAVPAWAVELHLEEGIYNEREYQEVTFITGEPVLLTGTVQKGSGRGGRVTRGNTGSGLSTTLTYNLQSQDGTIKLTRTASYSSTAESKMDNRQTIYVTNLDRLTETITVGTQRYTLTDYQYSKSALVDSQPTVDYFSGTWTSRKTYSIGGNRGQVVIETWGDTVGYEHAWGSTETQRIDGTIRFDGEVQVGDEVYRQNWAGTFRIDISFNKTRDLTYHANEPTPISFAGGYIETIQEEGILRYEANLPEFDRNGLVRNSWGRKYRIGAARLATMPTQRWLPVPPFRDLANHWAEGPILQLASLEAFTTKGDYFGPRLDMTRGEFAYALVKLLDLQKQDAAQQQTQAVVNPFERFRQQQQVTEVSPFSDVSTDHPAYEAIKTISEVGIMAGVTPGRFNPNGSLTRAEAITALIKALGFERLAPLQNPVTPFNDDRQIPYWARDAIYVAAEMGIVGGDGYGNVLPNQTMSRAEAAAFLQRFINYLQHDLKTEYRERLINFR